From a single Parambassis ranga chromosome 2, fParRan2.1, whole genome shotgun sequence genomic region:
- the rassf8b gene encoding ras association domain-containing protein 8b isoform X1, whose translation MKAMELKVWVDGVQRIVCGVTEFTTCQEVVIALAQAIGRTGRYTLIEKWRETERHLAPHENPVVSLNKWGQYASDVQLILQRTGPSISERPTSDGQARVPERGLYRQSLPPLAKLRSSGTDRSLRRREPKRKSLTFTGGAKGLRDLFGKSRDAEAKQPQQHGVNLNLSRVGRGGTASVPGSPSRELGRLVQLQRDKLQALESRLLGCEAELRDWEEVAGEASEDGNMEDELLLLEQQVRRNDAEMEEEEFWQNELQIEQESERQLRQQLAELQGRVRDCEAKLSEYLARIQSMEAGLEQERLQQEAELTQRVNEEEVQAQLEKVRAELEMQSQQTARLESSCRALERSLGQSGKRLQEKELELEQLTKELRQVNLQQFIQQTGTKVTVLPAQPTGENYSEVECGSLKRLGSARLLPSNLRTLQSTVSSSLNPEGIYV comes from the exons GACGGACTGGCAGATACACTTTAATTGAGAAATGGCGCGAGACTGAGCGCCACCTGGCTCCGCATGAAAACCCTGTGGTCTCCCTCAACAAGTGGGGTCAGTATGCCAGCGACGTGCAGCTCATCCTCCAGCGAACCGGCCCATCCATTAGTGAGCGGCCAACCTCTGACGGGCAGGCTCGTGTCCCAGAGCGGGGCCTCTACCGCCAGAGCCTCCCACCTCTGGCCAAGCTCCGCTCGTCAGGGACTGACCGCTCGCTCAGGCGAAGGGAACCCAAACGCAAGTCTCTGACCTTCACAGGAGGTGCCAAAGGTCTACGGGACTTATTTGGAAAAAGCAGAGATGCTGAAG CCAAACAACCCCAGCAGCACGGTGTGAACCTGAACCTGAGCAGAGTTGGGCGGGGTGGAACAGCATCCGTACCAGGGAGCCCATCCAGAGAGCTGGGCCGGCtggtgcagctgcagagagacaaaCTTCAGGCCCTGGAGAGCCGTCTGCTGGGCTGTGAGGCCGAGCTGCGAGACTGGGAGGAGGTCGCAGGCGAGGCCAGTGAA GatggaaacatggaggatgaGCTGCTGCTTTTGGAGCAGCAGGTGAGGAGGAACGATgctgagatggaggaggaggaatttTGGCAGAACGAGCTGCAGATCGAGCAGGAGAGCGAGCGGCAACTGCGGCAGCAACTAGCCGAACTGCAGGGCCGTGTACGTGACTGCGAGGCCAAGCTGTCAGAGTACTTAGCTCGCATACAG AGCATGGAAGCAGGCCTGGAGCAGGAACGACTGCAGCAGGAGGCCGAACTCACCCAGAGGGTCAATGAGGAGGAG GTGCAGGCCCAGCTGGAGAAAGTGAGGGCAGAGTTGGAAATGCAGAGCCAACAAACGGCACGGCTGGAGAGCAGCTGCAGGGCATTGGAGCGCTCACTTGGCCAGTCGGGGAAGAGACTACAG gagaaggagctggagctggagcagctgaCAAAAGAACTTCGACAGGTCAACTTGCAGCAGTTCATTCAGCAGACCGGTACCAAGGTCACCGTGCTGCCTGCTCAGCCTACAGGAGAGAATTACAGCG AGGTGGAGTGTGGCTCTCTGAAacggctcggctcggctcggctccTACCCAGCAACCTTCGCACTCTTCAGAGCACCGTCTCCTCCAGCCTCAACCCTGAAGGCATCTACGTCTGA
- the rassf8b gene encoding ras association domain-containing protein 8b isoform X3 produces MKAMELKVWVDGVQRIVCGVTEFTTCQEVVIALAQAIGRTGRYTLIEKWRETERHLAPHENPVVSLNKWGQYASDVQLILQRTGPSISERPTSDGQARVPERGLYRQSLPPLAKLRSSGTDRSLRRREPKRKSLTFTGGAKGLRDLFGKSRDAEAKQPQQHGVNLNLSRVGRGGTASVPGSPSRELGRLVQLQRDKLQALESRLLGCEAELRDWEEVAGEASEDGNMEDELLLLEQQVRRNDAEMEEEEFWQNELQIEQESERQLRQQLAELQGRSMEAGLEQERLQQEAELTQRVNEEEVQAQLEKVRAELEMQSQQTARLESSCRALERSLGQSGKRLQEKELELEQLTKELRQVNLQQFIQQTGTKVTVLPAQPTGENYSEVECGSLKRLGSARLLPSNLRTLQSTVSSSLNPEGIYV; encoded by the exons GACGGACTGGCAGATACACTTTAATTGAGAAATGGCGCGAGACTGAGCGCCACCTGGCTCCGCATGAAAACCCTGTGGTCTCCCTCAACAAGTGGGGTCAGTATGCCAGCGACGTGCAGCTCATCCTCCAGCGAACCGGCCCATCCATTAGTGAGCGGCCAACCTCTGACGGGCAGGCTCGTGTCCCAGAGCGGGGCCTCTACCGCCAGAGCCTCCCACCTCTGGCCAAGCTCCGCTCGTCAGGGACTGACCGCTCGCTCAGGCGAAGGGAACCCAAACGCAAGTCTCTGACCTTCACAGGAGGTGCCAAAGGTCTACGGGACTTATTTGGAAAAAGCAGAGATGCTGAAG CCAAACAACCCCAGCAGCACGGTGTGAACCTGAACCTGAGCAGAGTTGGGCGGGGTGGAACAGCATCCGTACCAGGGAGCCCATCCAGAGAGCTGGGCCGGCtggtgcagctgcagagagacaaaCTTCAGGCCCTGGAGAGCCGTCTGCTGGGCTGTGAGGCCGAGCTGCGAGACTGGGAGGAGGTCGCAGGCGAGGCCAGTGAA GatggaaacatggaggatgaGCTGCTGCTTTTGGAGCAGCAGGTGAGGAGGAACGATgctgagatggaggaggaggaatttTGGCAGAACGAGCTGCAGATCGAGCAGGAGAGCGAGCGGCAACTGCGGCAGCAACTAGCCGAACTGCAGGGCCGT AGCATGGAAGCAGGCCTGGAGCAGGAACGACTGCAGCAGGAGGCCGAACTCACCCAGAGGGTCAATGAGGAGGAG GTGCAGGCCCAGCTGGAGAAAGTGAGGGCAGAGTTGGAAATGCAGAGCCAACAAACGGCACGGCTGGAGAGCAGCTGCAGGGCATTGGAGCGCTCACTTGGCCAGTCGGGGAAGAGACTACAG gagaaggagctggagctggagcagctgaCAAAAGAACTTCGACAGGTCAACTTGCAGCAGTTCATTCAGCAGACCGGTACCAAGGTCACCGTGCTGCCTGCTCAGCCTACAGGAGAGAATTACAGCG AGGTGGAGTGTGGCTCTCTGAAacggctcggctcggctcggctccTACCCAGCAACCTTCGCACTCTTCAGAGCACCGTCTCCTCCAGCCTCAACCCTGAAGGCATCTACGTCTGA
- the rassf8b gene encoding ras association domain-containing protein 8b isoform X2: protein MKAMELKVWVDGVQRIVCGVTEFTTCQEVVIALAQAIGRTGRYTLIEKWRETERHLAPHENPVVSLNKWGQYASDVQLILQRTGPSISERPTSDGQARVPERGLYRQSLPPLAKLRSSGTDRSLRRREPKRKSLTFTGGAKGLRDLFGKSRDAEAKQPQQHGVNLNLSRVGRGGTASVPGSPSRELGRLVQLQRDKLQALESRLLGCEAELRDWEEVAGEDGNMEDELLLLEQQVRRNDAEMEEEEFWQNELQIEQESERQLRQQLAELQGRVRDCEAKLSEYLARIQSMEAGLEQERLQQEAELTQRVNEEEVQAQLEKVRAELEMQSQQTARLESSCRALERSLGQSGKRLQEKELELEQLTKELRQVNLQQFIQQTGTKVTVLPAQPTGENYSEVECGSLKRLGSARLLPSNLRTLQSTVSSSLNPEGIYV, encoded by the exons GACGGACTGGCAGATACACTTTAATTGAGAAATGGCGCGAGACTGAGCGCCACCTGGCTCCGCATGAAAACCCTGTGGTCTCCCTCAACAAGTGGGGTCAGTATGCCAGCGACGTGCAGCTCATCCTCCAGCGAACCGGCCCATCCATTAGTGAGCGGCCAACCTCTGACGGGCAGGCTCGTGTCCCAGAGCGGGGCCTCTACCGCCAGAGCCTCCCACCTCTGGCCAAGCTCCGCTCGTCAGGGACTGACCGCTCGCTCAGGCGAAGGGAACCCAAACGCAAGTCTCTGACCTTCACAGGAGGTGCCAAAGGTCTACGGGACTTATTTGGAAAAAGCAGAGATGCTGAAG CCAAACAACCCCAGCAGCACGGTGTGAACCTGAACCTGAGCAGAGTTGGGCGGGGTGGAACAGCATCCGTACCAGGGAGCCCATCCAGAGAGCTGGGCCGGCtggtgcagctgcagagagacaaaCTTCAGGCCCTGGAGAGCCGTCTGCTGGGCTGTGAGGCCGAGCTGCGAGACTGGGAGGAGGTCGCAGGCGAG GatggaaacatggaggatgaGCTGCTGCTTTTGGAGCAGCAGGTGAGGAGGAACGATgctgagatggaggaggaggaatttTGGCAGAACGAGCTGCAGATCGAGCAGGAGAGCGAGCGGCAACTGCGGCAGCAACTAGCCGAACTGCAGGGCCGTGTACGTGACTGCGAGGCCAAGCTGTCAGAGTACTTAGCTCGCATACAG AGCATGGAAGCAGGCCTGGAGCAGGAACGACTGCAGCAGGAGGCCGAACTCACCCAGAGGGTCAATGAGGAGGAG GTGCAGGCCCAGCTGGAGAAAGTGAGGGCAGAGTTGGAAATGCAGAGCCAACAAACGGCACGGCTGGAGAGCAGCTGCAGGGCATTGGAGCGCTCACTTGGCCAGTCGGGGAAGAGACTACAG gagaaggagctggagctggagcagctgaCAAAAGAACTTCGACAGGTCAACTTGCAGCAGTTCATTCAGCAGACCGGTACCAAGGTCACCGTGCTGCCTGCTCAGCCTACAGGAGAGAATTACAGCG AGGTGGAGTGTGGCTCTCTGAAacggctcggctcggctcggctccTACCCAGCAACCTTCGCACTCTTCAGAGCACCGTCTCCTCCAGCCTCAACCCTGAAGGCATCTACGTCTGA